The following proteins are encoded in a genomic region of Flammeovirga pectinis:
- the gldA gene encoding gliding motility-associated ABC transporter ATP-binding subunit GldA, protein MSIKIENLTKVYGDQKAVNNISFEAKPGEILGFLGPNGAGKSTTMKIATCYVPPTQGTIKVCGYDVVENPIEVRKMVGYLPEHNPLYLDMYVREYLEYSAAIYNIKGQKRKQRVDEMIELTGLTRERKKKIGALSKGYRQRVGLAQALIHDPEVLILDEPTTGLDPIQLEDIRALIKKVSQNKTVMLSTHIMQEVQILCDRVVIIRKGDLVADDKVENLRHYGAKTALNLKFESPTSAAFLSSIEGVEKIEIVDPANVLVYYANDLDLRGDIFRKSASENQAIIEMNMQIQSMEEIFTQLAQG, encoded by the coding sequence ATGAGTATCAAAATAGAGAATTTGACAAAAGTATACGGTGACCAAAAAGCCGTTAATAATATCAGTTTTGAAGCAAAGCCAGGAGAGATTTTAGGTTTTCTAGGACCAAACGGTGCAGGGAAATCTACTACAATGAAAATTGCTACCTGTTACGTACCACCAACACAAGGTACTATTAAAGTTTGCGGCTATGATGTTGTCGAAAATCCTATTGAAGTACGTAAAATGGTGGGCTACTTACCAGAACACAACCCTCTTTATTTAGATATGTATGTAAGAGAATATTTAGAATATTCGGCGGCTATTTACAATATAAAAGGACAAAAAAGAAAGCAACGTGTTGACGAAATGATTGAGCTTACTGGCCTTACTCGTGAACGTAAAAAGAAGATTGGAGCATTATCAAAAGGATATAGACAGCGTGTTGGCCTTGCACAAGCGTTAATACACGATCCTGAAGTACTTATTCTTGATGAACCTACTACGGGCCTCGATCCTATTCAATTAGAAGACATTCGTGCTTTAATAAAAAAAGTAAGTCAGAATAAAACTGTAATGCTTTCTACACACATAATGCAAGAGGTACAAATACTCTGCGACCGTGTTGTTATTATTAGAAAAGGTGATTTAGTTGCAGATGATAAAGTTGAAAATTTACGTCATTATGGAGCAAAAACAGCACTCAACCTTAAATTTGAATCGCCCACTTCTGCTGCTTTTTTATCAAGTATTGAAGGCGTAGAGAAAATTGAAATTGTAGACCCTGCCAACGTTCTTGTTTACTATGCTAATGATTTAGATTTAAGAGGTGATATATTTAGAAAATCAGCTTCCGAAAATCAAGCTATTATAGAAATGAATATGCAAATTCAATCTATGGAAGAAATATTTACACAATTAGCACAAGGTTAA